The Pseudomonas fluorescens genome includes a window with the following:
- a CDS encoding DUF2975 domain-containing protein: MRTNRLALYSQRMAAITLFFIVAMMAVNAAAWLFPDVASRYGLGFALTERQLSSLSEEALHLTGWQSLGGILLSSIPLLALAAGLANLRQLFKRYAHGQYFSSEAAVYLGKVGRAVALWVLLDFLCEPFLSLLMTIHAPVGQRLLTLSITAPSFVALFLAACIAIIARILSQASEVDSENRTFV; encoded by the coding sequence ATGCGTACGAATCGTCTTGCCCTGTACAGCCAGCGCATGGCTGCCATAACGCTTTTCTTCATCGTCGCGATGATGGCCGTCAATGCCGCGGCCTGGCTCTTTCCTGATGTTGCATCACGATACGGCCTGGGATTTGCCCTGACCGAACGACAGCTGTCGAGTTTGTCCGAAGAGGCGCTGCACTTGACCGGCTGGCAATCGCTAGGCGGCATTTTGCTGTCGAGTATTCCTTTGTTGGCGTTGGCGGCTGGCCTGGCCAACTTGCGGCAGTTGTTCAAGCGGTATGCCCATGGCCAGTATTTTTCCAGCGAAGCGGCTGTCTATCTGGGTAAGGTCGGGCGCGCGGTTGCGCTATGGGTGCTGTTGGATTTCCTGTGCGAGCCGTTTCTCAGCCTGCTGATGACAATCCATGCGCCGGTTGGCCAACGATTGTTGACCCTCAGTATTACCGCCCCCTCCTTTGTGGCTTTGTTTCTTGCGGCCTGTATTGCGATCATTGCCCGGATCCTGTCCCAAGCCAGTGAAGTCGACTCAGAAAACCGAACTTTCGTTTGA
- the can gene encoding carbonate dehydratase, protein MNELQDLIDNNARWADAIKQEDPDFFSKLARQQTPEYLWIGCSDARVPANEIVGMLPGDLFVHRNVANVVLHTDLNCLSVIQYAVDVLKVKHILVTGHYGCGGVRASMQDRQLGLIDGWLRSIRDLYYEHREALGQLPTEEERVDRLCELNVIQQVANVGHTSIVQNAWHRGQKLSIHGCIYGIKDGRWKSLDTTISGFEQLPPQYRLRPVGAP, encoded by the coding sequence ATGAACGAATTACAAGATCTGATTGATAACAACGCGCGTTGGGCCGATGCGATCAAGCAGGAAGATCCTGACTTCTTCTCCAAGCTGGCTCGTCAGCAAACCCCGGAATACCTGTGGATCGGCTGTTCCGATGCGCGGGTGCCGGCCAACGAGATCGTTGGCATGCTGCCGGGCGATCTGTTCGTACACCGCAATGTGGCCAACGTAGTGTTGCACACGGACCTCAACTGTCTGTCGGTGATCCAGTACGCGGTGGACGTGCTCAAGGTCAAACACATCCTGGTCACCGGCCATTACGGCTGTGGCGGTGTGCGTGCCTCGATGCAGGACCGGCAACTGGGCCTGATCGACGGCTGGCTGCGCTCGATTCGCGACCTGTACTACGAGCATCGCGAGGCGTTGGGCCAATTGCCGACCGAGGAGGAACGTGTCGACCGCTTGTGCGAGCTGAACGTGATCCAGCAGGTGGCCAACGTCGGCCATACCAGCATCGTGCAGAACGCCTGGCACCGCGGGCAGAAACTGTCGATCCATGGCTGCATCTACGGCATCAAGGACGGACGCTGGAAGAGCCTGGACACCACGATCAGTGGTTTCGAACAGTTGCCGCCGCAGTATCGGCTACGGCCGGTCGGCGCGCCCTGA
- a CDS encoding short-chain fatty acid transporter → MTTDIEDSRSARFALRCSSFAERWFPDSWVFAALAVLVVAVATQFIGATPTAAAMAFGDGFWSLIPFTMQMAFVVIGGYVVASSPPAVKLIDRLARLPTNGRSAVAWVALISMVASLLNWGLSLVFGGLLVRALARRTDLKMDYRAAGAAAYLGLGAVWALGLSSSAAQLQANPASLPPSILSITGVIPFTQTIFLWQSGVMLLALIVISLIVAYATAPGPNSARDAAACGIDPSFSMPALQPRTRPGEWLEHSPLLIIALVLLAAGWLFHEFSSKPAISAISGLNTYNFLFIMLGALLHWRPRSFLDAVARAVPTTTGVLIQFPLYGSIAALLTTVKGSDAQTLAHHISTFFVQIASHDTYALLMGVYSAVLGFFIPSGGGKWIIEAPYVMQVANDLNYHLGWAVQIYNAAEALPNLINPFYMLPLLGVLGLKARDLIGFSFVQLLVHTPLVLVLLWALGTTLSYLPPVMP, encoded by the coding sequence GTGACCACCGACATCGAAGACAGCCGTTCCGCCCGCTTCGCCTTGCGCTGTTCCAGTTTCGCCGAACGCTGGTTTCCCGACTCCTGGGTCTTCGCCGCGCTGGCGGTGCTGGTGGTCGCCGTGGCGACACAATTTATCGGCGCCACGCCCACGGCGGCTGCCATGGCGTTCGGCGACGGCTTCTGGAGCCTGATCCCGTTCACCATGCAAATGGCCTTCGTGGTGATCGGCGGATACGTGGTCGCCAGTTCGCCACCGGCCGTCAAATTGATTGACCGCCTGGCACGACTTCCGACCAACGGTCGCTCCGCCGTGGCCTGGGTGGCGCTGATCTCCATGGTCGCGTCGTTGCTCAACTGGGGCCTGTCGTTGGTGTTTGGCGGCTTGCTGGTGCGCGCCCTCGCCCGGCGCACCGACTTGAAAATGGACTATCGCGCCGCCGGGGCCGCTGCTTACCTGGGCCTGGGCGCAGTGTGGGCCCTGGGCTTGTCTTCTTCGGCAGCGCAATTGCAGGCCAACCCGGCCAGCCTCCCGCCTTCGATCCTGTCGATTACTGGCGTCATTCCCTTTACCCAGACCATTTTTCTCTGGCAGTCCGGGGTCATGTTGCTGGCGCTGATCGTGATTTCCCTGATCGTCGCCTACGCCACCGCTCCCGGGCCGAACAGTGCCCGTGACGCTGCCGCTTGTGGTATCGACCCCAGTTTCAGCATGCCGGCGCTGCAGCCCCGTACCCGCCCAGGGGAATGGCTGGAACACAGTCCACTGTTGATCATCGCCCTGGTGCTGCTGGCGGCCGGCTGGCTGTTCCACGAGTTTTCGAGCAAGCCTGCGATCAGTGCCATTTCCGGGCTCAACACCTATAACTTCCTGTTCATCATGCTGGGCGCCTTGCTGCACTGGCGGCCGCGCAGCTTTCTCGACGCCGTGGCCCGTGCAGTGCCGACGACCACCGGCGTGTTGATCCAGTTTCCGTTGTACGGCTCGATCGCCGCGTTGCTGACCACGGTCAAAGGCAGCGATGCCCAGACCCTGGCCCACCACATCTCGACCTTTTTCGTACAAATCGCCTCCCATGACACCTACGCCCTGTTGATGGGTGTCTATTCGGCGGTACTAGGCTTTTTCATTCCTTCTGGCGGCGGCAAGTGGATCATTGAAGCGCCTTACGTCATGCAGGTGGCCAACGACCTGAACTATCACCTGGGCTGGGCGGTGCAGATCTATAACGCCGCCGAAGCGCTGCCGAACCTTATCAACCCCTTCTACATGCTGCCGTTGCTCGGGGTCTTGGGGCTGAAGGCCAGGGACCTGATCGGTTTTTCCTTCGTGCAGTTGCTGGTGCATACGCCGTTGGTGCTGGTGCTGCTATGGGCGCTGGGGACGACATTGAGTTATTTGCCGCCAGTGATGCCATAA
- a CDS encoding helix-turn-helix domain-containing protein produces MPIVIQLDVMLATRKVKSKDLAAAIGITEANLSLLKQGKVKGIRLATLEAICSYLQCQPADLLVYQPQSEVDQSPSA; encoded by the coding sequence ATGCCTATCGTGATTCAACTCGATGTAATGCTGGCGACACGCAAGGTCAAATCCAAGGACCTCGCCGCCGCCATAGGCATTACCGAAGCCAACCTTTCCTTGCTCAAGCAAGGAAAGGTCAAGGGTATACGCCTGGCGACCCTCGAAGCCATTTGCAGTTATCTGCAATGTCAGCCCGCCGATCTGCTGGTCTATCAGCCCCAGAGCGAGGTTGATCAATCCCCCAGCGCTTGA
- a CDS encoding methyl-accepting chemotaxis protein produces MQAFLSPGIRLLGHFGFARKFQLLFLLFILPLMGSLWLIGQDYRDKLSLISGERAGVRQLLALDNLDNLLTAQRNRAARWRATETNRQPTPATLAAMAAYDAVQPALTQAASDLGNALQTEGAEADTLARYQALQTSLNGLDSKSLGSVGWWPDGYDRFTAALSALQALREQMVMDNRLTLASWLETYLLTQISTQQTPDLIERVGRLASVGQASVVSGQFTLQSRLQLRDLRSRIGDARDQLVKTGALLETRLPSDLQTWAGQYQGSLKHLDAGLKVLDDGVFGGSINLKPEDFEKHMDALLADLATLRQQSLVALDTRLDHYHGSAIRQFTLVATVLGCLLLAALYLFVCLQASIRRSASGITLLAEALRDGNLSLQVPVQGRDELAAISTALNVAVVQLRNSLLGVDHETLQLSNAVRTLNTHSSGALGEVEAQQMQISQIAAAATQLAATSQGVAKSCEQASDSAQQTRRIATDSSHDSQRTTASIQQLNQRLNETAAALGRVSEQGQQIQLVVDTIRGVAEQTNLLALNAAIEAARAGEQGRGFAVVADEVRSLSQRTQSSTQQIAATVDSLRATVNEAVSLMEAACGQAQTDAQAVTGLGERLGEIASAVQSVTDTLAQIATAVDEQASTADEVSGNIQQVDQAAMRLLEGARAVNLAADTLSQGSRALSANTGRFQLG; encoded by the coding sequence ATGCAGGCTTTTTTATCACCTGGAATCAGGTTGTTGGGGCATTTCGGCTTCGCCCGCAAATTCCAATTGCTGTTCCTGCTTTTTATCCTGCCGCTCATGGGCAGCCTATGGCTTATCGGCCAGGACTATCGCGACAAACTCAGCCTGATTTCCGGGGAACGCGCCGGGGTGCGCCAATTGCTGGCCCTGGATAACCTGGACAACCTGCTCACCGCGCAGCGCAACCGCGCAGCCCGCTGGCGTGCCACCGAAACCAATCGGCAGCCGACACCCGCGACGCTGGCCGCCATGGCAGCGTATGACGCAGTGCAACCGGCCCTTACCCAGGCCGCCAGTGACCTGGGCAACGCCCTGCAAACCGAAGGCGCCGAAGCCGATACCCTCGCCCGCTATCAAGCCCTGCAAACCAGCCTCAACGGTCTGGATTCGAAAAGCCTGGGCAGCGTGGGCTGGTGGCCGGATGGCTACGACCGCTTCACCGCCGCCCTCAGCGCCCTGCAAGCCTTGCGCGAACAGATGGTCATGGACAACCGCCTGACCCTCGCCTCCTGGCTGGAAACGTATTTGCTGACACAGATTTCCACCCAACAGACGCCGGACCTGATCGAACGGGTCGGTCGCCTGGCCAGCGTTGGACAAGCCTCCGTGGTATCAGGCCAGTTCACGTTGCAGAGTCGCCTGCAACTGCGGGACCTGCGCAGCCGTATCGGCGACGCCCGGGACCAGTTGGTCAAGACCGGAGCGCTGCTGGAAACCCGCCTGCCCAGCGATCTGCAAACCTGGGCCGGACAATACCAGGGCAGCCTCAAGCACTTGGATGCTGGCCTGAAAGTGTTGGATGACGGCGTGTTCGGCGGTTCCATCAATCTCAAGCCCGAAGACTTCGAAAAACACATGGACGCCCTCCTCGCCGACCTGGCGACCCTGCGGCAACAGTCACTGGTGGCACTGGATACGCGGCTGGACCACTACCACGGTTCGGCGATTCGCCAGTTCACCCTGGTGGCGACGGTACTGGGCTGCCTGCTGCTGGCGGCGCTGTATCTTTTTGTTTGCCTGCAAGCGTCGATCCGGCGCAGCGCCAGCGGCATTACCCTGCTGGCCGAAGCCCTGCGCGACGGCAATCTCAGCCTGCAAGTGCCGGTGCAAGGGCGCGATGAACTGGCGGCCATCAGCACCGCTCTCAACGTCGCCGTGGTGCAATTGCGCAACAGCCTGCTGGGGGTCGACCACGAAACGTTGCAGTTGAGCAACGCTGTACGCACCCTCAATACCCATTCCAGCGGCGCCCTTGGCGAAGTCGAGGCCCAGCAGATGCAGATCAGCCAGATCGCTGCCGCCGCGACACAACTGGCCGCCACCTCCCAGGGCGTGGCAAAGAGTTGTGAACAGGCCTCCGATAGCGCGCAGCAGACCCGCCGCATCGCCACCGACAGCAGCCACGACAGCCAACGCACCACGGCCAGCATCCAGCAGCTCAACCAGCGCCTCAACGAAACCGCCGCCGCACTGGGACGGGTCAGCGAACAGGGGCAACAGATCCAACTGGTGGTCGATACCATTCGTGGCGTGGCCGAGCAGACCAACCTTTTGGCCCTCAATGCCGCCATCGAAGCCGCTCGCGCCGGGGAACAGGGCCGTGGTTTCGCGGTGGTGGCCGACGAGGTGCGCAGCCTGTCGCAACGCACCCAATCCTCCACACAACAGATTGCCGCCACCGTCGACAGCCTGCGCGCCACGGTCAACGAAGCCGTCAGCCTGATGGAAGCCGCCTGCGGCCAGGCCCAGACCGACGCCCAAGCCGTCACCGGTCTTGGCGAACGGCTGGGAGAAATTGCCAGCGCGGTGCAAAGCGTCACCGATACCCTGGCGCAAATCGCCACCGCCGTGGATGAGCAAGCCAGCACCGCCGACGAGGTCAGCGGCAATATCCAGCAGGTCGACCAGGCAGCAATGCGTTTGCTTGAAGGCGCAAGGGCCGTGAACCTGGCGGCGGATACCCTGAGCCAGGGAAGCCGGGCCCTGAGTGCCAACACAGGGAGATTTCAGCTCGGTTGA